A window of Microbacterium luteolum contains these coding sequences:
- a CDS encoding SURF1 family protein, producing the protein MLRGRWIGMLLLCLVVAGVFAWLGQWQLERAIETDPPPAGATEQVRPLTDVVEPGQYLPEPLVGQKVETSGEWVEGDFLVVSSRFNDDVEGYWVTGQLRVADRTSIAVAIGWAPDRETADAAIERLDAEVDGSQVEIGGRIISDEGPSVPPRTDPDRMDRMSTAALLSRWHDTEELDVYRPFLASTTATAGLVDISSPAPEEQSPINWLNIFYAVEWAIFAGFAFYLWYRLAKDAWEREVEEFEDARGVETA; encoded by the coding sequence ATGCTGCGGGGACGCTGGATCGGGATGCTGCTGCTGTGCCTCGTCGTCGCCGGCGTGTTCGCGTGGCTCGGGCAGTGGCAGCTCGAGCGCGCGATCGAGACGGATCCGCCCCCGGCGGGGGCGACCGAGCAGGTGCGGCCGCTCACCGACGTCGTCGAACCCGGGCAGTACCTTCCCGAGCCGCTGGTCGGGCAGAAGGTCGAGACCTCGGGAGAGTGGGTCGAGGGGGACTTCCTCGTCGTGTCGAGCCGCTTCAACGACGATGTCGAGGGCTACTGGGTCACCGGCCAGCTGCGGGTCGCTGACCGCACGTCGATCGCGGTCGCGATCGGCTGGGCGCCGGATCGCGAGACGGCGGATGCCGCCATCGAACGGCTCGACGCCGAGGTCGACGGCTCCCAGGTGGAGATCGGCGGCCGGATCATCTCCGACGAGGGGCCGTCCGTCCCACCGCGCACGGACCCCGATCGGATGGATCGGATGTCGACGGCGGCGCTTCTCAGCCGCTGGCACGACACCGAGGAGCTCGACGTGTACCGCCCGTTCCTCGCCTCGACCACGGCGACCGCCGGACTCGTGGACATCTCCTCTCCCGCACCCGAGGAGCAGTCGCCGATCAACTGGCTGAACATCTTCTACGCCGTCGAGTGGGCGATCTTCGCGGGCTTCGCGTTCTACCTCTGGTACCGCCTGGCGAAGGACGCGTGGGAGCGCGAGGTCGAGGAGTTCGAAGACGCACGAGGCGTGGAAACGGCCTGA
- a CDS encoding GuaB3 family IMP dehydrogenase-related protein, producing MEIELGRGKRARRAYTFDDIAVVPSRRTRNPEDVSTAWTIDAFGFDIPVLGAPMDSVVSPQTAIMLGQLGGLGVLDLEGLWTRYEDPQPLLTEIAGLDDGEATVRMQQLYSEPIKPELITRRLAEIREAGVTVAGSLTPQRTQEHYDTVAAAGVDLFVIRGTTVSAEHVSSVDEPLNLKKFIYDLDVPVIVGGAATYTAALHLMRTGAAGVLVGFGGGAASTTRATLGIHAPMATAVSDVAAARRDYLDESGGRYVHVIADGGVGTSGDIVKALAMGADAVMLGVALARATDAPGRGFHWGPEAHHSKLPRGRRVEVGGIGTLEEILYGPAPVADGTANLIGALRKSMATTGYSDLKEFQRVEVVLAPYEA from the coding sequence ATGGAGATCGAGCTCGGCCGAGGAAAGCGCGCACGCCGCGCGTACACGTTCGATGACATCGCGGTGGTGCCGTCGCGCCGCACGCGCAACCCCGAGGATGTCTCGACCGCATGGACGATCGACGCGTTCGGCTTCGACATCCCGGTGCTCGGAGCGCCGATGGACTCCGTCGTGAGCCCGCAGACCGCGATCATGCTCGGGCAGCTCGGCGGCCTCGGCGTGCTCGACCTCGAGGGGCTGTGGACGCGATACGAAGACCCCCAGCCGCTGCTCACGGAGATCGCCGGGCTCGACGACGGCGAAGCGACCGTGCGCATGCAGCAGCTGTACTCCGAGCCGATCAAGCCCGAGCTCATCACCCGCCGCCTCGCCGAGATCCGTGAAGCCGGCGTCACCGTCGCTGGATCCCTCACGCCGCAGCGTACACAGGAGCACTACGACACCGTGGCCGCTGCCGGGGTCGACCTCTTCGTCATCCGCGGCACCACGGTGTCCGCCGAGCACGTGTCCAGCGTCGACGAGCCCCTGAACCTCAAGAAGTTCATCTACGACCTCGACGTCCCGGTCATCGTCGGCGGCGCCGCCACCTACACCGCGGCACTGCACCTCATGCGCACCGGCGCTGCCGGCGTGCTGGTCGGCTTCGGCGGCGGAGCGGCTTCCACGACCCGCGCGACGCTCGGCATCCACGCGCCGATGGCCACCGCGGTCTCGGACGTCGCTGCTGCGCGTCGTGACTACCTCGACGAGTCCGGAGGCCGCTACGTGCACGTGATCGCCGACGGCGGCGTCGGCACGTCGGGCGACATCGTCAAGGCGCTGGCCATGGGGGCGGATGCCGTCATGCTCGGCGTCGCGCTCGCCCGCGCCACCGACGCTCCCGGCCGCGGATTCCACTGGGGTCCGGAAGCACACCACTCGAAGCTGCCGCGCGGACGCCGCGTCGAGGTCGGCGGCATCGGCACCCTCGAGGAGATCCTCTACGGTCCCGCCCCCGTCGCCGACGGCACCGCGAACCTCATCGGCGCCCTGCGCAAGTCCATGGCGACCACCGGATACTCCGACCTCAAGGAGTTCCAGCGGGTCGAGGTCGTGCTCGCGCCGTACGAGGCCTGA
- a CDS encoding ABC-F family ATP-binding cassette domain-containing protein — translation MGYIDVSGVSLTLPDGRPLLDEATFRVGAGSTSALIGPNGAGKTTLLRIIRGDQPADDGVVTIDGGLGVMDQFVGHGRQGQTVHDLLVSVAPQRIRAAAQGLEAAENALIERDEHDTQMAYASAIAEYADAGGYEHETVWDQCTVAALGVPFERARFRELTTLSGGEQKRLALEALLRGPDEVLLLDEPDNYLDVPTKRWLEGQLRQTPKTVLLVSHDRELLARAADRLITLEPGGAGSTAWVHGGGFATYQQARTDRMDRLDELRRRWDEQHEKLLTLVANLKVKASANDGFASRYQAAQTRLRKFEEAGPPEERPPAQDFDMRLRGSRTGKRAVVASALELTGLMKPFDAEVWYGDRVAVLGSNGSGKSHFLRLLARGGSYPDATLGHVTSTGEQLSEVPHTGTATLGARVVPGLFAQTHAHPEFVGRTLLEILHRGDDRRAGMPRDAASSALDRYGLVRQAQQTFDSLSGGQQARLQVLLLELSGATLLLLDEPTDNLDLESAEALEDALARFEGTVLAVTHDRWFARSFDRFLVFGSDGDVYESDAPVWDEKRVARAR, via the coding sequence AGGCGACATTCAGGGTCGGCGCAGGATCCACCAGCGCGCTGATCGGACCGAACGGCGCAGGCAAGACGACGCTGCTGCGCATCATCCGTGGTGACCAGCCGGCCGACGACGGAGTCGTCACGATCGACGGCGGGCTCGGCGTCATGGACCAGTTCGTCGGACACGGACGCCAGGGGCAGACCGTGCACGACCTTCTCGTGAGCGTTGCACCCCAGCGGATCCGCGCGGCGGCGCAGGGGCTCGAGGCGGCGGAGAACGCCCTGATCGAGCGCGACGAGCACGACACGCAGATGGCGTACGCGTCGGCGATCGCGGAGTACGCGGATGCCGGCGGCTACGAGCACGAGACCGTGTGGGATCAGTGCACGGTCGCCGCGCTCGGCGTGCCGTTCGAGCGAGCGCGCTTCCGGGAGCTCACGACGCTCTCCGGCGGCGAGCAGAAGAGGCTGGCGCTGGAGGCGCTGCTGCGCGGTCCCGACGAGGTGCTGCTGCTCGACGAGCCGGACAACTACCTCGACGTGCCCACCAAGCGCTGGCTCGAGGGACAGCTGCGGCAGACGCCCAAGACCGTGCTCCTCGTGTCGCACGATCGCGAGCTCCTGGCTCGCGCCGCGGACCGTCTCATCACTCTCGAGCCGGGAGGCGCCGGCTCGACCGCGTGGGTGCACGGCGGCGGCTTCGCGACCTATCAGCAGGCACGCACCGACCGGATGGATCGTCTCGACGAGCTCCGGCGGCGCTGGGACGAGCAGCACGAGAAGCTGCTGACCCTGGTCGCGAACCTCAAGGTCAAGGCCTCGGCGAACGACGGCTTCGCGTCGCGGTATCAGGCCGCCCAGACGCGGCTCCGCAAGTTCGAGGAGGCCGGTCCGCCGGAGGAGCGGCCCCCGGCGCAGGACTTCGACATGCGTCTGCGCGGTTCTCGTACGGGCAAGCGCGCCGTGGTGGCCTCCGCCCTCGAGCTCACCGGGCTGATGAAGCCCTTCGATGCCGAGGTCTGGTACGGCGATCGCGTCGCGGTGCTCGGCTCGAACGGATCGGGGAAGTCGCACTTCCTGCGGCTGCTGGCACGCGGCGGCAGCTATCCGGATGCCACGCTCGGCCATGTCACGTCCACCGGAGAGCAGCTGAGCGAGGTGCCGCATACGGGCACGGCGACGCTCGGCGCCAGGGTCGTGCCGGGCCTCTTCGCGCAGACGCACGCGCACCCGGAGTTCGTCGGGCGCACGCTGCTGGAGATCCTGCACCGCGGAGACGACCGCCGTGCGGGGATGCCGCGGGATGCCGCCAGCTCCGCGCTCGACCGGTACGGGCTCGTCCGGCAGGCGCAGCAGACGTTCGACTCCCTGTCGGGCGGACAGCAGGCGCGGCTCCAGGTGCTGCTGCTGGAGCTGTCCGGCGCGACGCTCCTGCTGCTCGACGAACCAACGGACAACCTCGACCTGGAGTCGGCCGAGGCTCTCGAAGACGCGCTCGCGCGTTTCGAGGGGACGGTGCTCGCGGTGACGCACGACCGCTGGTTCGCGCGATCCTTCGACCGGTTCCTGGTGTTCGGCTCGGACGGCGACGTCTACGAGTCCGACGCGCCGGTCTGGGACGAGAAACGGGTCGCACGCGCGAGGTGA